The following proteins come from a genomic window of Nicotiana tomentosiformis chromosome 12, ASM39032v3, whole genome shotgun sequence:
- the LOC138903314 gene encoding uncharacterized protein, producing the protein MSIAEYQQKFLRLSRYARGIIDGEREECRRFEEGLNGYIRKSAAILQLEDFSKIISVSLTWERIDKEEATRRENMFSKGNLDYGGPSKKGKFDYFKTESAHRSSYHKQNKPNFSTASTPNYVQGKTYTPICAQCGKNHYGTCKRAFGACFNCGSLDHKVQDCPNPNPLSYTHTEGSVQKLVTTYYQANSCTRPRNMQAAGSGGANQVSGSRSTTRVYAMRQRNDQDGPDVVVDLLEMPFQDYDVIVGMDWLYRYHALVDCRLKQVTFENPAYSHTVVQ; encoded by the exons ATGTCTATTGCAGAGTATCAACAAAAATTTCTCAGGCTTTCTCGCTATGCTAGAGGTATTATTGATGGTGAAAGAGAAGAGTGCAGAAGATTTGAAGAAGGTTTGAATGGTTACATTCGAAAGTCTGCGGCAATCTTGCAACTTGAGGATTTTTCCAAGATAATTTCAGTTTCTCTTACTTGGGAAAGAATTGACAAGGAAGAAGCTACTAGGAGAGAAAACATGTTTAGCAAGGGTAATTTAGATTATGGCGGTCCATCCAAGAAGGGAAAGTTTGACTATTTCAAGACTGAAAGTGCACATAGATCATCATATCATAAGCAGAATAAGCCAAATTTCTCTACTGCTAGTACTCCAAATTATGTCCAAGGCAAAACTTATACACCTATTTGTGCACAGTGCGGGAAGAATCACTATGGTACCTGCAAAAGAGCTTTTGGTGCTTGTTTTAATTGTGGAAGTCTAGATCATAAAGTGCAGGATTGTCCTAATCCTAATCCTCTTTCTTATACACATACAGAGGGCTCAGTTCAAAAGCTTGTCACTACTTATTATCAAGCTAATAGTTGTACAAGACCTAGAAATATGCAAGCAGCGGGTTCGGGTGGAGCTAATCAGGTTAGTGGGTCGAGATCTACTACACGAGTCTATGCTATGAGACAGAGGAATGACCAAGATGGCCCGGACGTGGTTGTTG ACTTGCTTGAAATGCCCTTCCAAGACTATGATGTTATTGTTGGTATGGATTGGCTCTATAGGTACCATGCATTGGTTGATTGTAGGTTGAAGCAAGTGACTTTTGAAAATCCTGCATATTCACACACAGTAGTTCAATG